Below is a genomic region from Salvelinus fontinalis isolate EN_2023a chromosome 2, ASM2944872v1, whole genome shotgun sequence.
tcaatttccattcaattctctctctttctgccactctctatctctctctcactctctttttccttctctccccctctgatTGTTAGCAGGAGATTGGATCTGCTGCTATGTTCACACAGCAGCTGCTGACTGACTACTCCTGCTATAATCACGACTACTGCTGCACAGCTCTCTGGCTGAGGATTCTATTAACACTACGCACTCTGAGGTGACAGGTGGTCCATCTCAAAGTCTGCCCAGGGTAATACTGAACATGGGGTGATAAAGGGGAAACGTACTCTCCGGTTAGCAGAACTGTACAGGGAGGGCAGACCTGTATGTAGTCTCTCATGACTCTCATTTTGAAATGTTTAAATCGAGTAAATGGCCAACAGCACATGAGTTCTGGGTGCCGAGATGAACCTGTATGTTACTGTTTGAGTGTACAGTGTAGACGCCCTTAATGTGAGGTAATGGGCTGTGGCCTGAGATGGATGTGTGTATTGTGGAGTGAATAATTTATATTCCCTACTACCATCAGGTGACAACTACAGCCGACCATCATTCTGCTGGGCGATTCCACACCAGCGGAAAATATTCTGGGTATCTGAGATTGTTTTGATAATTCTCACATACGAACTTCATTTTTTATCATAAACCATGTTTtagaaaatcatgatgaaagtggccattttaggcccCTTTTAGACCTACAGTAAGCATGCCTCCTGTAAAACCCTATAATCTGTGAACTGTACaagatacagacaacatcttggtgtcattatatCCCTTATAGTGTGCAGTAAAATATGGAGTATGTCTATATTCTGAAATAAAAATATTCACATGAATTTATTCAACATGAAAAATATTAATCTAAATATAAAAATACAATGCTTTTTTATTTTGACATAGAGGACATtataaggagtataatgacacccagatgttgtctgtatcatgtacagttcacagatcatagggtcttacTGGAGGCATGCATACTGTAGGTCTAAAAGgggcctaaaatggccactttcatcatCATTTTCAAAAGAAATTGTGATATAAATGTAAAAAGCATTTCAAACATCATTTCTCCCAATTGAGTTTttatgtgagaattgccagaacaatctgataCCCAAAATATATTCCGCTCCTGCTGGCATGGAATGGAAAATCCCCCTGCTTCTGTTACACACAACTATGTTACATTCCCGCTAAAAACACAAGGTGCTTCTCTTGAACTAGTGCACCAGAACATGTTTTCATTGATTCTTTTTCCTTTTGTGCCAGGGTTATTCAAACTCAAACTACATATGATATGCTGGAATTGTAGGGTTTGCTTGCCTGCACACTCCTGCGCTAGGTGCCACTCCACCAGAACACATTATTCTGATAGGAACAGTGGAGTAAACACTCTAACCAACCATAGTGTCTCTGCAAAGAGGACCTTACTTTATTGCAGGAAACAGACATAAGTGTAGCTAGCCTATTATTATCTCCATCACTGCTATCTGGTGCACAGGATACTGTCATTACACACTCGAGCAGGAGTAGCACAGCAGCATTagcagagagacaacaaacaaaAGAAAACCCATAGAGATCTATCACAAAGAGCTATGTGTCTCTAATCCTCAGTGCCTATTCTGTGAGATCAAGGGGCCAGACCCTTTCAGTGGGGTCATAGCAGGgttataatatataaatatatgcaaGATGGTTTGATCCAATGCAAACAgtcagtcatgcgtgcatactgTACATTTCACGTaagggtggtcccgggaatcgaaactactatcctggcattgcaagaaCCATGCTCTAccacagggttccccaactggcaggCCCGTGTTTTATTTGgaccccccaagttttctgaaaaACTAAAAAGAATAAAtgtttaatttgtattttttttattgttggacataaaagactgtaaaaacacgaGCAAATCAGATCCAAGTggttttaatttaggaaatctgtttcaaagtattcccacacattatagagagatatatgtgatcatatgtaacggatgtgaaatggctagctagttagtggtggtgcgcgctaatagcgtttcaatcggttacgccACTCGCTTTgggaccttgaagtagtggttagGGGAGAGCCTACGGTAAGGTAGCCTAAAAGGCTTAGTGTCACTGAGTCTGATGTGATGGACATATCCAGTAGCCTTCCCGCAATCTAGTTTGTTCCGCGAGAAGATACACTCGTagcgggctattagctgaactagccgcggcctttgtggagcgatgggtaacgacgcttcgtgggtgactgttgttgatgtgtgcagagggtccctggttcgcggcgAGGGGAtgccgtaaagttaaactgttacattgatgctgttgacccggatcactggttgctgcggaaaaggaggaggtcgaaaagggggtgagtgtaacggatgtgaaatggctagctagttagcggttgtgtgcgctaatagcgtttcaatcagttacgtcactcgctttgagaccttgaagtagttgttccccttgctctgcaagggccgcggcctttgtggagcgatgggtaacgatgcttcgtgggtgtcagttgttgatgtgtgcagagggtcccgggttggggcgaggggacagactaaagttaaactgttacacatatacaaatgtaagcaaggtttgaaatgattctaTTTTAGCCAAATATtacatctgtttgggcttcttgcggtcaatttgcagtctacaaattatttgtaattatgttccggccaactgaccatccgctcaagtaAAAATCAGTTGATGATacctgctctaccaactgagctacagagggcTGTCTGACTGTTCATTACACTATTTTTCTTGTCTCAATGGACTTTAGGTGTAGCCGCAGGAAGTAATTTGGGCTTGGGGGTGCAGTACATTTTTCCTCCAATGGGGCGGGGACTAATCTTTTTGCCCTCGCTGGTGCTGCAGACGATATATCGTCCACTAATAGAGgattattaaaggcccagtgcattaCTAAATAAAACTAttcatatatttatttttttattaagaaTTTTCaggaggtgctgcagcaccctcagtgCCCCTACTTGATACCTGAAAGCAAGGGTTTGAAGGAGTCTTCAACCATTGAACCTATGGCTTGCatgtatttgatttgataattGATTCAGGGAGTGTGTAATCCTAGCCATAATGTTACGACTATATTGACTGACACGCTCCCCTCCATTTAGCtaatgatttttatttttataaaaagcTTACCTTTCAGTCCTCCAAAAGATGTAGACTTCCGAGATCTGATGGACTGGCACGCCATCTAGCGGGTTTTTGAAGATCTGCTAAATGTTGCATTTTTTATTAATGGCCTATATCGGAAATGGTAAAAGAAAAAACGCATGCATTCTAGATTTATCAAACATTTTTCCAAACAAATGAATGTTATGATAATATACTATACCTCTCTGTTGCTAATAGGCTGTATACAGCGTATTAATCGGTCTTACAAGTTAGGCCTAGCACTGAAGGCCTATTGGTCAGAGCTTCGTCAATAACGTCAAAAAGGTAGGCTAACAATAAACTATAACCCTAATTATTTATCACCTCTGACGGGCCCGTGGGTTCGATGACAGTCTGGTTACAACGAAGTTCCTTTCTATAGTTTAATCAGAATCCACGTGAAATTAGCCTGGCTGATGTCACATAATAAAGTCTCAGATATAAACTACATATCTCTGATTAGAAACGTTTTTTTATTATTACAAAACCCTGGCTACGGGAAGATTTACAGGTTAAATCGTGTGCATGTCTATAAACCCTGTATAAATAAACTAGGCCTATTTCTTAGCCGGTTACAAACAAAGTATTTCAGCAAGCAGACCATACATTCTTGTGCGCGCGTAACCGTAATCATTTGCTCATGCACGGCACTGCTAATTTGAATTCGCTCTTGCAAAGTTAGGCGAACTTCCATCACTACTCACTCACCGGCTGCCTGCTCAGTGCTGAGCCGTTCACGTATGGCCTGTGCGCGTTCCCGGTTTGGAGCGGTCGGTGCCATCTCCATGCTCGCCTAGAGGAAAAGGTGCTTTGTTTCTCAAAGCTATAATTCAAGAAAACGGACTAAATGTATAGGTAAGTCTATTATTCTCTAACACATTTATGATAGGTGTGTTTAGTTTACTTTCCGTATTCATAATAGGATGATGCACGTGTGAATTATATTAGGTTGGGGGGAATTAATTGAATTACTCTATGAAATCTGAACTGTTCCTTGAGGAACAATAATGATTTGTGGGGTTATTTGGGGTTCACTGACCTAACAACTCTGCAAATATTGCAAATGCAGTTCTGATATGTAGGAAGTTCATTAACCACAACACAACTGGGAAACTGTAACTCTGACTAGTGAATAGAGATATCTATGTATCATTAATTATGTATTCATTTCAAACATGTATTATTTCAAAGATCGGAGATGATGAGATGAGGCTCTGTTGCTTTCTTTGCAGAACATTGTTCCATGAATGATCTGTAGTTGGAAATTCAACTCGATTCAGGCAAATCTTTGTTTTTAAAGAGCTTGGTCTCACATTGCAGATATTCCTCAAATGACTGGATGCACACTTTCTCACTATTCCATCATCAACATTGTTGGTGTAGTGAATTTGGGGGGGTGGGAACTGCAATCTGGAACAGAATGTGGCCCCCCGTGAGGGGGCACAGAGATGTTTACATTAAGCCTACAAAATGTCTCCAGGCTCTAGTCTACTGTGTCTCACTACATACGAATCAAAGATGGTGACCGCAGGATATTCTTTGGTCAGATGGTTGAAGGATGTTTTAAATGGAAGTACTACAATGTTACGCATGACACACTATAGGCTGGTAGGGCTGGTCGGGTTAATAAATAGTGTTTGGTCCAATGGATCTGCCCAAAATTACAGAATAAAACAGTCATCTGTCTATCAAATCATCTTTTTGCAATAGAAACGTGTGGAGAAACCAGTCAAAACTCCACCCTGAGTGAGTGCCTCTGAAACCAACAGGCTTTAAAGTGACCGTTGGCCTTTGAACAGAAAAGGAGTCCGAAATGATTGATTGAAAGAGAGCGGCGAAAGAACTGTATGATTCGGCCAGTGTGCTGCAAATTAATCTGCTTAAAGAATTACAACATTCCAAAGCGGAATCTCATATAATCATCTGGATTAAAATGCTGGTTGGGAATGTTGTAATTCGGTAATTCCGTTGCCCATAGTGACTGCACAAAAACTGTGTTTCAATGCTGTCTCTCCACTGTATGAGTGCCAACTCATTACAAAGCTATTATGCTGTAACAGAAGTCATTTTGTCTTTCTGCTCATGGCCTCTTATAGTAGTAGTGAGACTCACACGCACACATTGGGCTCCCAGGTAGGGCAAGGTTAGGTTAATGAGTGACTACACTAGGCAGAGGACAGGTACTGTATTTTGTGTAGTCTTTGTTTGACACATCCTGTGTGAAAACTACTCACTGTGGTAAGACCATCAGACGTACATTCCAGATTCGCACAACTAGGACCTGAGAACCCCAAAAGGGTAAGAGGGTAGACAACAGATATTGTTTCTTTTGAAAGGATATTGTTTCTTTTGCTGTGTGCATATTTGGATCCTGAACAGCTAGTCATAAAGTATGTCAGATACCAAAGACACTTACACTCACAGTACTCCGTAAACAGCTCACATAACTCTGATTAAAAGCTTTTGAGAAACTCTGGTTTGGATCTGAAATAGGTTATAAAGCATTCACATCATTCATCATGGGTTTCTTGTACGATGTGGTTGCACCGGGGAAACAAACATTCACTAATATGTTAATATCTTCCTATAATGTATGATTATATTATTTTACGTTGAGATTCAGATGTTGTGATCAACTAACTGTGTTATATGAATGGACAGTATGTACTCTGCTACAGTAAACGAAGCAAACACAAAGGGCTTGTCCACTGATAGCTTTCTATGAGTTCAGATAAAGATCTGAGTTTTGTTTGTTTTCGGAGGTGTTTCATATTTAGTGGCCAAGTCACAGGGCATGTTCTCTGTGGTTTGTGAAGTAGGCTGTATCCAACTACGTAGTTGCACATGGTCGAAATGGAAGTTGAAGTATGTTCGTTTTCAGATGGCTTCTCAGCTAAAGCGTCTTTAAGATGTAACCATACGTCTATGAATCAACTGTCTGTAACTACTAAACTACCAACCACTAATGACCAACTCCTCCACAGATGAGCGACCAGCCATAACCACCAAGCCCAGACAACCAGAACCCTGGTCAGaaccactttctctctccctgttgcCGACTGCCGACGCCCTGGGACCCGTCGTCACCATGGAGACGGTGGTGATCGTGGCCATTGGGGTGCTGGCCACCATCTTCCTAGCCTCCTTCATTGCCCTGGTGGTGGTGTGTCGACACCGCTACTGCCACCCCCACCACCTGCTGCACCACTTCAACTCCAAGTCAGTGCCTAGTATACCTACTAGCCACATACAATAcatctgggaggggagagagggaacagtgGCATCTTGGGTCGTCAGGGTTAGGGCCTTACTCCTAGCCGTGCCTAGTATGcctagctagcttcatctgggagggggagggggagggaggagatagTGGCATTTTGGGTGGTTATGGGTAGTGCCCTGAGTTTGTCCAGACAAGGAAAACTCTTGGCCCTAGTGATGGGGTATGTGGCCTAGGCCCTACAATGCATTAGGTGGTGGTAAGGGGTCCTGGATATAGCTGATTCAACTGTGTCCCACTCTTACCCAGGCCCAATGGACTGACCTGCTGGTTTGAAGCTATAAGTCTATGGATTGAACAGAGCGACTTCACAGCACTAAGGTCAAAACGATACACAGGATTAATACTAAGTCAACATACAGGGGCAAAGTTCtagagccagtaatatttctctgtctcactctctcgctcgcgTTCCCTctctttcatacacacacacgcttctATTCAGAATacattccctccctctcacacacctactcaatacacattccctccctttctctctcacacactctctctctcttcccttcatcAGAACTTCTCTGCTTCCCCACAGACCCAATGTTGACCTGATCGGTGCCATGGAGACCCAGAGTGAGCCGTCTGAGCTGGAGTTGGACGACGTGGTCATCACCAACCCTCACATCGAGGCCATCCTGGAGAACGAGGACTGGATCGAGGACGCCTCGTACGTCTGCCATGTGACACTGACATGTGCCAGGAGTAGATCAGGCCAGCTGTTGTAGCTATtcgtatactgtatatagccttccgTGGTTACCAGAGTAATAACTTTAACATGGTCATAACATCATCAAGTTCAAATAAGTGATAGATCTCTGACATGATCATACAAAAAATTAACCCTTATTTAcagcttttctctctttctctaacagTGGATTGGTTTCACATTGTATCTCCATCTTAAAGGTAATGTCTGTGTGCTGTACACCCTGCATGAATACATCGTTTTCATTACGATCTAACTCAATGCTATTTACACACTCTCTCCACTGGCAGATCTGCCACACCCTGACTGAAAAGCTGGTTGCCATGACAATGGGCTCAGGCGCTAAGGTGAAAGCCCCAGCCAGCCTCAGTGACATCATCACTGTGGCTAAACGCATCAGTCCGAGGTAACTGTCAGGTTATACAGTGCTATCACATAACCCTTCAATTATCTGACCGCGCTACGTCCTTCATGACCTCCCATCGTCCCGTGTGTGTCTGTAGGGTGGATGACGTTGTGCGGTCAATGTACCCTCCACTGGACCCCATACTTCTTGATGCCAGGTACCTAACAAAGTTTGCTTTTGTTAGATTACATCATTTATAATGGTTTGAGGGGACAAAGATAGCTGGGAAAATAGACAATATAGACCATAGTTCTGCTGATGGAACTCATATGATAAGAGGTCTCTGATGGAGAAATTCTAAATGTCCTTTGTCTATTTTGTCCCCTCAGGGCCACCGCCCTCCtcctgtcagtcagtcacctGGTGCTGGTGACACGCAACGCCTGTCACATGTCTGGCAGCATGGACTGGATCGACCAATCACTGCACGCCGCTGAGGATCACATGGTGGTGCTGCGGGAGGCGGCGCTAGCGTCTGAACCGGAACGGAGTCTACCTGGAATAGACGTGCAGAGAGAGCAGGCTATctagaacacacagacatgtacatacacacatgcacgcatacaTTCACATAGACATTGGCAAGCAGGCACATAcactccttctctatacatcatACAAATGGACACATTAATGCACATCTCGGGCACATTCTCACGCATACACAATGCTTGATAAACACACAATAAAAAAACTCGACAC
It encodes:
- the LOC129829081 gene encoding transmembrane protein 98-like isoform X1, translated to METVVIVAIGVLATIFLASFIALVVVCRHRYCHPHHLLHHFNSKPNGLTCWFEAISLWIEQSDFTALRPNVDLIGAMETQSEPSELELDDVVITNPHIEAILENEDWIEDASGLVSHCISILKICHTLTEKLVAMTMGSGAKVKAPASLSDIITVAKRISPRVDDVVRSMYPPLDPILLDARATALLLSVSHLVLVTRNACHMSGSMDWIDQSLHAAEDHMVVLREAALASEPERSLPGIDVQREQAI
- the LOC129829081 gene encoding transmembrane protein 98-like isoform X2, encoding METVVIVAIGVLATIFLASFIALVVVCRHRYCHPHHLLHHFNSKPNVDLIGAMETQSEPSELELDDVVITNPHIEAILENEDWIEDASGLVSHCISILKICHTLTEKLVAMTMGSGAKVKAPASLSDIITVAKRISPRVDDVVRSMYPPLDPILLDARATALLLSVSHLVLVTRNACHMSGSMDWIDQSLHAAEDHMVVLREAALASEPERSLPGIDVQREQAI